A genomic segment from Nicotiana tabacum cultivar K326 chromosome 7, ASM71507v2, whole genome shotgun sequence encodes:
- the LOC107811522 gene encoding putative recombination initiation defects 3 isoform X1, whose amino-acid sequence MKLKINKASDLSSISVLPPHARRPSAVPSAAESSVFGKSQASQVRSQQQSQQSFSQIRSQQQSQQSFSQGFSSQQPMYSQLSQSSLDEFAPNEQRLGSQERENSAKRMNCLPQISYTREESQMQLSKPSGNYMRKWSVPENKSQITEELEHKIGIVETSLSRLGMILDSVQSDIMQVNRGTKEILMEMESLRPKLAAHDELLQLMNKGREDLKASMEETFKSMFEELRENKYQENIRDLSSLVRAMPNKLEMCILQLQTDLSKNLAKEIQASSLRPDCPGQKHETVLAVQPKGINDCFPLPEVKFLKNHQACLFTSSSTMNIKDQKTTMSTKTETGGWKTVKHDQTCVKQKISSRSHKQNKAFRQEREFGVTIESDEDIDTGFSCLLEENGSGAGICPIEDAKEESARILRKARRRKRKHLNTIIID is encoded by the exons atgaagttgaagaTTAACAAAGCCTCCGATCTCAGCTCCATCTCTGTTCTTCCTCCTCATGCAAG GAGGCCAAGTGCGGTACCAAGTGCAGCAGAGTCTTCCGTCTTCGGGAAAAGCCAAGCGTCACAAGTTCGATCACAGCAGCAATCACAACAATCCTTCTCACAGATTCGGTCACAGCAGCAATCACAACAATCCTTCTCACAGGGATTTTCATCTCAGCAACCGATGTACTCTCAGCTATCGCAGAGCTCTCTGGATGAATTTGCCCCTAATGAGCAA AGATTGGGTTCTCAAGAAAGAGAAAATTCAGCAAAGAGGATGAACTGTTTGCCTCAAATCAGCTACACACGAGAAGAGAGTCAAATGCAGCTATCTAAACCTTCAGGCAATTATATGCGCAAGTGGTCAGTTCCTGAAAACAAAT CCCAGATTACTGAAGAACTTGAACACAAAATTGGAATTGTAGAGACTTCATTAAGCAGGCTAGGAATGATCTTAGATTCTGTTCAGAGTGATATTATGCAAGTTAACCGGGGAACGAAAGAGATATTGATGGAGA TGGAAAGCTTACGGCCGAAGTTAGCAGCTCATGATGAACTGTTGCAATTAATG AACAAGGGGAGGGAAGATCTGAAAGCTAGCATGGAAGAGACCTTCAAATCCATGTTTGAAGAGCTGAGGGAGAATAAATATCAAGAGAACATCCGGGATCTTTCATCACTGGTTAGAGCTATGCCCAACAAACTGGAGATGTGCATTTTGCAACTGCAAACGGACTTGAGCAAGAACTTGGCTAAAGAGATTCAGGCAT CTTCCCTCCGCCCAGATTGTCCCGGACAAAAACATGAAACTGTTCTGGCCGTTCAACCGAAA GGTATCAATGATTGTTTCCCTCTCCCTGAAGTGAAGTTTCTCAAGAA TCACCAAGCATGTCTTTTCACTTCTAGTTCAACAATGAATATCAAAGATCAGAAAACAACTATGTCGACGAAGACTGAAACAGGAGGCTGGAAAACAGTGAAACATGACCAAACTTGTGTGAAGCAGAAAATTTCCAGCAGAAGTCACAAACAGAATAAAGCATTTCGACAG GAAAGGGAATTTGGAGTTACCATTGAATCTGATGAGGATATTGACACAGGCTTTTCCTGCTTGCTTGAAGAAAACGGATCAG GCGCAGGAATTTGTCCAATAGAGGATGCAAAGGAAGAGAGTGCACGCATATTAAGGAAAGCAAGGAGGCGAAAGAGAAAGCATCTTAACACTATCATTATAGATTGA
- the LOC107811522 gene encoding putative recombination initiation defects 3 isoform X2 produces MKLKINKASDLSSISVLPPHARRPSAVPSAAESSVFGKSQASQVRSQQQSQQSFSQIRSQQQSQQSFSQGFSSQQPMYSQLSQSSLDEFAPNEQRLGSQERENSAKRMNCLPQISYTREESQMQLSKPSGNYMRKWSVPENKSQITEELEHKIGIVETSLSRLGMILDSVQSDIMQVNRGTKEILMEMESLRPKLAAHDELLQLMNKGREDLKASMEETFKSMFEELRENKYQENIRDLSSLVRAMPNKLEMCILQLQTDLSKNLAKEIQASSLRPDCPGQKHETVLAVQPKGINDCFPLPEVKFLKNSTMNIKDQKTTMSTKTETGGWKTVKHDQTCVKQKISSRSHKQNKAFRQEREFGVTIESDEDIDTGFSCLLEENGSGAGICPIEDAKEESARILRKARRRKRKHLNTIIID; encoded by the exons atgaagttgaagaTTAACAAAGCCTCCGATCTCAGCTCCATCTCTGTTCTTCCTCCTCATGCAAG GAGGCCAAGTGCGGTACCAAGTGCAGCAGAGTCTTCCGTCTTCGGGAAAAGCCAAGCGTCACAAGTTCGATCACAGCAGCAATCACAACAATCCTTCTCACAGATTCGGTCACAGCAGCAATCACAACAATCCTTCTCACAGGGATTTTCATCTCAGCAACCGATGTACTCTCAGCTATCGCAGAGCTCTCTGGATGAATTTGCCCCTAATGAGCAA AGATTGGGTTCTCAAGAAAGAGAAAATTCAGCAAAGAGGATGAACTGTTTGCCTCAAATCAGCTACACACGAGAAGAGAGTCAAATGCAGCTATCTAAACCTTCAGGCAATTATATGCGCAAGTGGTCAGTTCCTGAAAACAAAT CCCAGATTACTGAAGAACTTGAACACAAAATTGGAATTGTAGAGACTTCATTAAGCAGGCTAGGAATGATCTTAGATTCTGTTCAGAGTGATATTATGCAAGTTAACCGGGGAACGAAAGAGATATTGATGGAGA TGGAAAGCTTACGGCCGAAGTTAGCAGCTCATGATGAACTGTTGCAATTAATG AACAAGGGGAGGGAAGATCTGAAAGCTAGCATGGAAGAGACCTTCAAATCCATGTTTGAAGAGCTGAGGGAGAATAAATATCAAGAGAACATCCGGGATCTTTCATCACTGGTTAGAGCTATGCCCAACAAACTGGAGATGTGCATTTTGCAACTGCAAACGGACTTGAGCAAGAACTTGGCTAAAGAGATTCAGGCAT CTTCCCTCCGCCCAGATTGTCCCGGACAAAAACATGAAACTGTTCTGGCCGTTCAACCGAAA GGTATCAATGATTGTTTCCCTCTCCCTGAAGTGAAGTTTCTCAAGAA TTCAACAATGAATATCAAAGATCAGAAAACAACTATGTCGACGAAGACTGAAACAGGAGGCTGGAAAACAGTGAAACATGACCAAACTTGTGTGAAGCAGAAAATTTCCAGCAGAAGTCACAAACAGAATAAAGCATTTCGACAG GAAAGGGAATTTGGAGTTACCATTGAATCTGATGAGGATATTGACACAGGCTTTTCCTGCTTGCTTGAAGAAAACGGATCAG GCGCAGGAATTTGTCCAATAGAGGATGCAAAGGAAGAGAGTGCACGCATATTAAGGAAAGCAAGGAGGCGAAAGAGAAAGCATCTTAACACTATCATTATAGATTGA